The Microplitis mediator isolate UGA2020A chromosome 10, iyMicMedi2.1, whole genome shotgun sequence genomic sequence tcaaaaaaaatcctaaaatttttaattgtctgctaacttcaggatcgtaaaaACTTATAGTTCATCATGTAATTCTCATGTAGTGTCcaatataagtttttaaaatttaatttttttcaactaaaacattaaaatttttatttataatagatAACATTTATCTCTATTGTTTTGAATGATTTAAGTaataagtgattaaaaaaagccaACTCATTTTTGTAATCATGCGCATGCGTACAGTTGtaaagatatttaatttatatcttACATACACTTGTATGTGTCTGCACACATATATACGCAACTGATTTTAAATAACCCGCTTTTtctatatgtgtatatatgtatatacatatatacacacacatatatatgtacagtaAGAAAGTGTCATTAGAATCACTTTAGTACCAACTGTTGGCTGTGTGAGttcacattttaaaaaaaatttatttaattatttaaaattccttcaaaaaaaaataatttgtcactaaacaaaaaaaaaatactcacaATAAGCGATAATTAATAACCAAAGTcaatagtattaaaaaaaatatatatacgtctACATATATTGATTGACATTTGACACAGTTTACAAAACCCAACCTTTAAAAATCTGATGTAACACGAAgcagataattatttaagagaacaattgtaaataataaaagtaattttaaaaaaataattatcatcaacTACACATTCCAATCATGAGGTACGTGGATATAATTGTGTACAAGCTGGATTAGTACTCCAATAAAAAATCACTAACttaatttatatcatttaatTACAAACGTAAGGCTGTGAAAGATAACGTTTGATGATATTAGAAACTGACGAGCTCTGAAGAACTGTACTTACGTCGGCAAGCTCTTGTGATATATCTCTAAttgtacataatttatttaaatcatgaCTAATTTATCGCATAAATTAAGTAATAGAAAATTGATTGTCGATGGACTGGCTGTCATGTTCGGAATTGGAGCATGGATCGGAGTAAATGGTATTTATGTGCAACTGCCTCTTTTTGTTCAATCAGCTCCTGAAAAATGGGAGCTGCCAACTTACATGGTAATGTTGGTCCAAATAGCTAATTTGGGTCCAATACTCTACACTTTATATGCCAAGTAAGtaattatctataaaattatactgaagtcagcatgatactgaagttaaaaGACTAtcaacaattttcgaatttagttttcaacaaatcattgacagaaaagtaaaaatataaatttccacacggaaaaaatttcaaaaactacaagtacaatttttttttttacaatttattgtttaaaaaaaaactcaaaagttattagacgtctgtTAACTTAAAGATCAAAAGTCAGccgaggtctaataatttttggatttttttttaaatgataaattataaaaaaaaaagtttaaaaaaattgcacctgtagttttttcaattttctacaagtgcatatttttattttttatttttttttttaaatttatttgttgaaacgAAAATCCGAAGATTGTTAATtctctgctaactttaggatcatatcaataaatatgagtataatgtagcagatatgagacagtttataaatttaaaatcataaaattgaaaaaattgcgcgtactgtttttcaaattatctaaatacgcatttttattttttattctactggcattttatttatgtattcaataatttaaaaaactgccAGTAATCAGCCGCATTCGCACTCATATAAATATCTactcatttataaattatactgaGCAgcataattacataaaattttattttctccagATATTCATCATGGTCTCGAGATCAttacataatttatggtcTACTCGGTACAGCAACCGTAGCAATCTATGCAATGTCACTGACATACAAGTTGACGTCAACGATATTCGACACCGATCACTCGACAGCGTTACTTGGCTTAATGTATCTGACAGCAGTTGTAGGATGTACAAGCTCTGTATTATTTATCCCATATATGCGAAACTATCgtgaaatatatttagtatctTATTTAGTTGGCGAGGGTCTTAGTGGTTTTTTACCGAGCACAATAGCACTGATACAAGGAGTAGGTGGTAACTCGGAATGCAGAAATGTCACCCAGCCGGGTGACACTGAAGTAAAATTGAGAGAAATTCATCCCGAGCCACGATTTTCAACggagatattttttgttatactCGGGACGATATTATTGTTAAGTTTCATATCATTTgttggtttaaataaattaccttcaGCACGCGGTGAGCGAGTTAAGCCACCAGGTTGTATGGAGACACTGCCAACAGAGACAACCGCGCCGCCAAGTTACAAGACAACTGCGGGATGGAGCATGTCTAAGcaaatgtacatatatttgttAACAATTATGGGAATTGTTTGTTTCTTAGATCACAGTACGCTGCCAAGTATTCAATCATATGCGTGTTTACCCTACGGCAATGTCGCTTATCATTTAACAGTCACGCTGTCGTCGATGGCAAGTCCACTGTCGATGTGTCTTGGATTTATTTGGAATCCTCCAAAGTCCGAAAGACTTTTTACAATTCTTACAGCTGTTATTTTAGTTATATCTAGTTTTGTTATGTACTTGGCTGTTGAATCACCGACTCCGCCACTTCAAGGCACGTGGGCTGGTGAATTATTAGTCGTAGTTTTGTGGATTGTACTTAAAGGTCTGCTAGGTTTTGTTAAAATGGGAATCACGACGTTGTTCCGTCGTGATCCGGGTCGTGGACTTTATTACACTGGAGTCGCTACCCAGGTTGGATCACTGGTCGGCGCAGTAACgatatttactttaattaaatacggTAACATATTTCAAACTTACTCGCCATGTACGGCGCTAAGTGCTCATTAAAtagcatttttaatttacaagaaatagataattttttattttaattattgaatctGTAGTTCATGATATTGAAGacagctgacgtctaataatttttggattttttttttaaacgataaattataaaaaaaaaaatatttgaaaaaattgcacatgtagttttttaaattttctacatgtgcatattttttttttatttttttttttttaatgattcgtTGAAAATAATCCGAAAGTTGTCGACTGTCCGCTAGCTTCAGGATCATAGTTTttattagtaaaattaatGGCCGGGgttttagataatttttttaaattgtttttaatgcAGACAAAGATTTAATTAGACGAATGATGAATTTACACGTGATACGAAAGACTTGACATCTACTTAACTCATTTTTATAGGGatcaatttcattaaaatcaaCGATTGCTTCTTccaatttaaaacattttttttatttcttacaacGACCTTAAGTTTATATTCAAACAATTGATtaatacttataaataaatcatgaaaacttttttttaaattcaaaattgtgcAAATTAgtggatttatttttacagtattctgtatattaaaaaaatttaattaacgtaaattgtcaatacataaattataaatataatattgaaattatattttgatgaaaaaataaatgaatataaattaaaaatgtatattattgttgaaatataggaaaattttataaataaaatttacaatgttGTTAAGAagacgtttattttatttatttttta encodes the following:
- the LOC130675961 gene encoding solute carrier family 52, riboflavin transporter, member 3-B, which encodes MTNLSHKLSNRKLIVDGLAVMFGIGAWIGVNGIYVQLPLFVQSAPEKWELPTYMVMLVQIANLGPILYTLYAKYSSWSRDHYIIYGLLGTATVAIYAMSLTYKLTSTIFDTDHSTALLGLMYLTAVVGCTSSVLFIPYMRNYREIYLVSYLVGEGLSGFLPSTIALIQGVGGNSECRNVTQPGDTEVKLREIHPEPRFSTEIFFVILGTILLLSFISFVGLNKLPSARGERVKPPGCMETLPTETTAPPSYKTTAGWSMSKQMYIYLLTIMGIVCFLDHSTLPSIQSYACLPYGNVAYHLTVTLSSMASPLSMCLGFIWNPPKSERLFTILTAVILVISSFVMYLAVESPTPPLQGTWAGELLVVVLWIVLKGLLGFVKMGITTLFRRDPGRGLYYTGVATQVGSLVGAVTIFTLIKYGNIFQTYSPCTALSAH